From Juglans regia cultivar Chandler chromosome 8, Walnut 2.0, whole genome shotgun sequence, the proteins below share one genomic window:
- the LOC109012849 gene encoding CHD3-type chromatin-remodeling factor PICKLE yields the protein MSSLVERLRARSDRKPIYNIDESDDDADLLPGKHGTAHEKFEKIVRSDTKENLCQACGESGNLLCCETCTYAYHSKCLLPPLKAPLPGNWRCPECVSPLNDIEKILDCEMRPTVADDSDASKLGSKQIFVKQYLVKWKGLSYLHCTWVPEKEFLKAFKTHPRLKTKVSNFHRQMASNNNSEEDFVAIRPEWTTVDRILACRGDDDEKEYLVKWKELSYDECYWEFESDISAFQPEIERFKIIQSRYTKSSKQKSSPKDAMESRKKQKEFQQFEHSPDFLSGGTLHPYQLEGLNFLRFSWSKQTHVILADEMGLGKTIQSIAFLASLFEENLSHHLVVAPLSTLRNWEREFATWAPQMNVVMYVGSAQARAVIREYEFYFPKSHKKIKKKKSGQVITESKQDRIKFDVLLTSYEMINLDSTSLKPIKWECMIVDEGHRLKNKDSKLFSSMKQYSSRHRVLLTGTPLQNNLDELFMLMHFLDAGKFGSLEEFQEEFKDINQEEQISRLHKMLAPHLLRRVKKDVMKELPPKKELILRVELSNKQKEYYKAILTRNYQILTRRGGAQISLINVVMELRKLCCHPYMLEGVEPDIEDTKESFKQLLESSGKLQLLDKMMVKLKEQGHRVLIYSQFQHMLDLLEDYCTYKKWIYERIDGKVGGAERQIRIDRFNAKNSSRFCFLLSTRAGGLGINLATADTVIIYDSDWNPHADLQAMARAHRLGQTNKVMIYRLVTRGTIEERMMQMTKKKMVLEHLVVGRLKAQNINQEELDDIIRYGSKELFADENDEAGKSRQIHYDDAAIDRLLDREHAGDEDATLDDEEEDGFLKAFKVANFEYIDEAEAVPEEEAQKPTVDNKTTTSNSERSSYWEELLRDRYEVHKIEEFNTLGKGKRSRKQMVSVEEDDLAGLEDVSSDGEDDNYEAELTDGETTATGAPSGRKPYKKKSRVDGTEPLPLMEGEGRSFRVLGFNQNQRAAFVQILMRFGVGDFDWKEFTSRMKQKTYEEIKDYGVLFLSHIAEDITDTPTFSDGVPKEGLRIQDVLVRIAVLMLVRDKVKFSSENPGTPLFTEDIISRYPGLKGGKSWKEEHDSLLLRAVLKHGYGRWQAIVDDKDLRIQEVICQELNLPFINLPVPGQAASQAQNGTNTANAVAPGSQLKENGGGNDIATDVAPGTADASNQARLHQDPSILLYFRDMQRRQVEFIKKRVLLLEKGLNAEYQKEYFGDVKPNETASEEPENEPKVTNMPSPNVEVDTQVIDQLPQVEAITTEEIAAAVCDDDRDRLELAQLYNEMCKIVEENAQESVPTSLANQSVMSVNLGKKLRSLESIYEDVNRILSPAQTNPPSSEHPMNTGQQSQVESQNTISGTGSPSTQQDGHSPASMVVTEMMDVETEPLNESSKLESNPDQDSNPAKTQSESPLNVQPSTDQSRPTAENASLPDISADDVKMEERKDEAIPNGSTEKSEPGVIILDD from the exons ATGAGTAGCCTGGTAGAGAGGCTTCGTGCTAGATCAGATCGGAAGCCAATATACAACATTGACGAATCAGACGATGATGCCGATCTTTTGCCTGGAAAACATGGGACAGCTcatgaaaagtttgaaaagatAGTCAGGAGCGATacg aaGGAGAATTTATGTCAAGCCTGTGGAGAAAGCGGGAATCTTCTCTGTTGTGAAACATGCACTTATGCTTATCATTCCAAGTGCTTACTTCCTCCTCTGAAAGCTCCTCTCCCTGGCAACTGGAGGTGTCCTGAATGT GTTAGCCCACTAAATGATATCGAGAAGATATTGGACTGTGAAATGCGCCCTACTGTTGCTGATGATAGTGATGCCTCAAAGTTGGGATCAAAgcaaatttttgtaaaacaatatCTTGTAAAGTGGAAAGGATTATCTTATTTGCATTGCACATG GGTGCCAGAGAAAGAGTTCCTAAAAGCTTTTAAGACGCATCCTCGCCTAAAGACTAAAGTAAGCAATTTCCATCGTCAAATGGCATCTAACAATAACTCTGAGGAAGACTTTGTTGCCATTCGACCTGAATGGACTACAGTTGATCGGATTCTTGCTTGCAG aggtgatgatgatgagaagGAATATCTTGTGAAGTGGAAAGAACTTTCATATGATGAATGTTACTGGGAATTTGAATCAGATATTTCTGCATTTCAGCCAGAAATAGAGAGATTTAAGATAATTCAGTCTAGGTATACTAAGTCTAGTAAGCAGAAAAGCAGCCCAAAAGATGCTATGGAATCAAGGAAGAAGCAGAAAGAATTTCAACAGTTTGAACACAGTCCTGACTTTCTTTCTGGAG GCACACTACATCCATATCAGCTTGAAGGATTGAACTTCCTACGTTTCTCTTGGTCCAAACAAACTCATGTAATACTAGCTGATGAGATGGGACTTG GAAAAACTATACAGAGTATTGCTTTTTTGGCCTCTCTTTTTGAAGAGAACCTTTCTCACCATTTGGTGGTTGCTCCACTTTCAACTCTGCGAAACTGGGAACGTGAATTTGCGACATGGGCTCCTCAAATGAATGTC GTTATGTATGTTGGGTCTGCCCAAGCTCGTGCTGTTATTAGGGAATATGAATTTTACTTTCCCAAAAGTcacaagaaaatcaagaaaaagaaatctgGTCAAGTTATTACTGAAAGCAAGCAAGATAGGATAAAATTTGATGTCCTTCTAACGTCGTATGAGATGATTAACTTGGACTCAACATCCTTGAAACCGATCAAGTGGGAGTGCATG ATTGTTGATGAAGGTCATCGTCTTAAAAACAAGGATTCAAAATTGTTTTCTTCAATGAAGCAGTATTCAAGTAGACATCGAGTGCTTTTGACTGGGACTCCTCTTCAG AATAATCTAGACGAACTTTTCATGCTTATGCACTTCCTTGATGCTGGAAAG TTTGGAAGTTTAGAGGAGTTCCAGGAAGAGTTTAAGGATATCAATCAAGAAGAGCAGATTTCTAGGCTTCATAAAATGTTGGCCCCCCATCTCCTTAGAA GAGTAAAAAAAGATGTAATGAAGGAACTTCCTCCTAAAAAGGAACTTATTTTACGTGTTGAATTGAGTAACAAACAGAAAGAATACTACAAAGCAATTCTGACTCGGAACTATCAGATACTAACTCGACGTGGTGGTGCACAG ATTTCTCTAATCAATGTGGTTATGGAATTGAGAAAGCTCTGCTGTCACCCTTATATGTTAGAAGGAGTTGAACCTGATATAGAAGATACAAAAGAATCTTTCAA ACAACTCCTGGAATCATCAGGGAAGTTGCAATTGTTGGACAAAATGATGGTGAAGCTGAAAGAGCAAGGCCATAGAGTTCTCATATATTCACAATTTCAACACATGTTGGACTTGCTCGAAGATTACTGCACTTATAAG AAATGGATATATGAGCGGATAGATGGCAAAGTTGGTGGAGCTGAAAGACAAATTAGAATAGACCgatttaatgccaaaaattCATCCAGGTTTTGTTTTTTGCTCTCGACCAGAGCTGGAGGCTTGGGAATAAACCTTGCAACTGCTGATACAGTTATCATATATGATAG TGATTGGAATCCCCATGCCGATCTACAAGCTATGGCTAGAGCTCATCGACTTGGGCAAACTAACAAG GTGATGATTTATAGGCTCGTAACACGAGGAACCATTGAAGAAAGGATGATGCAAATGACTAAGAAGAAAATGGTGTTAGAACATCTCGTTGTTGGGAGGCTGAAGGCTCAAAACATTAACCAG GAAGAGTTAGATGACATCATAAGGTATGGCTCAAAGGAGTTATTTGCTGATGAGAATGATGAAGCAGGGAAATCCAGACAAATTCATTATGATGATGCAGCAATAGATAG ATTACTTGATCGTGAACATGCTGGAGACGAAGATGCTACAttggatgatgaagaagaagatgggttTTTAAAAGCCTTTAAg GTGgcaaattttgaatatattgaTGAAGCAGAGGCTGTACCAGAGGAGGAAGCACAGAAGCCAACTGTTGACAATAAGACTACAACAAGCAATTCAGAAAGATCAAGTTACTGGGAAGAGTTGTTAAGAGACAGATATGAAGTGCACAAAATTGAAGAGTTCAATACTTTGGGCAAGGGAAAGAGAAGCCGAAAGCAG ATGGTATCTGTTGAAGAAGATGACCTAGCTGGTTTGGAAGATGTGAGCTCTGATGGTGAGGATGATAACTACGAAGCCGAGCTGACCGATGGTGAAACAACTGCAACAGGAGCTCCTTCTGGGAGAAAGCCTTACAAAAAGAAATCTCGTG TGGATGGCACCGAGCCACTTCCTTTGATGGAAGGCGAAGGGAGATCATTCAGGGTACTAGGTTTCAATCAAAATCAGAGGGCAGCATTTGTGCAAATTTTGATGAG GTTTGGGGTTGGTGATTTTGACTGGAAGGAGTTTACATCTCGCATGAAGCAGAAGACCtatgaagaaataaaaga ttatGGGGTTCTCTTCTTGTCTCACATTGCTGAAGATATAACAGACACCCCAACCTTTTCAG ACGGTGTTCCTAAAGAAGGACTCAGAATACAAGATGTGCTTGTTAGGATTGCAGTTCTGATGCTAGTAAGGGACAAA GTGAAGTTTTCATCAGAAAATCCAGGCACTCCACTTTTCACTGAGGACATCATATCTCGGTACCCAGGGTTGAAGGGTGGAAAATCTTGGAAGGAGGAACATGATTCATTATTATTGCGTGCCGTACTGAA GCATGGGTATGGAAGATGGCAAGCTATTGTTGATGACAAGGATCTGCGGATTCAGGAGGTGATTTGTCAAGAGTTAAATCTCCCCTTCATAAATCTACCTGTCCCAGGACAAGCTGCTTCCCAAGCACAAAATGGTACAAATACAGCTAATGCAGTAGCGCCTGGCTCCCAGTTAAAGGAAAATGGTGGTGGGAATGATATAGCAACTGATGTTGCACCTGGAACTGCTGATGCTTCAAACCAAGCACGGCTACATCAAGACCCTTCTATACTACTTTACTTCAGAGATATGCAGAGAAGACAGGTTGAGTTTATCAAGAAAAGGGTGCTTCTCTTGGAAAAGGGACTCAATGCAGAGTACCAGAAAGAATACTTC GGTGACGTGAAACCAAACGAGACTGCTAGTGAGGAGCCTGAAAATGAACCTAAGGTTACAAATATGCCAAGTCCCAATGTGGAGGTTGATACCCAAGTGATTGATCAATTGCCTCAAGTAGAAGCAATAA CTACCGAAGAAATTGCTGCTGCTGTTTGTGATGATGACCGAGATCGATTGGAATTGGCTCAGCTTTATAACGAG ATGTGCAAGATTGTAGAGGAAAACGCCCAGGAATCTGTTCCGACATCCTTAGCAAACCAATCTGTGATGAGTGTTAACTTGGGAAAGAAACTCCGGTCGTTGGAAAGCATCTATGAAGATGTAAATCGCATTCTCTCTCCTGCACAGACGAATCCCCCTTCTTCAGAACATCCAATGAATACGGGGCAACAATCACAAGTTGAATCACAGAACACCATTTCAGGCACTGGATCACCATCTACGCAGCAAGATGGCCACAGCCCTGCTTCCATGGTGGTAACAGAGATGATGGATGTGGAAACAGAACCTCTAAACGAAAGCAGCAAGTTGGAGTCAAACCCAGACCAAGACTCAAACCCAGCAAAAACACAGAGTGAGTCGCCTCTTAATGTTCAACCTTCTACAGATCAAAGTCGTCCAACGGCAGAAAATGCAAGTTTGCCTGATATATCTGCGGATGATgtgaaaatggaagaaaggaAAGACGAAGCTATTCCCAACGGAAGCACAGAGAAATCAGAGCCGGGGGTcattattttggatgactga